In one window of Ruminococcus hominis DNA:
- a CDS encoding carboxylesterase/lipase family protein: MKCVTTKSGKIEGVEENGYTIFKGIPYAKPPVGELRWKAPQPIEPWDGVYHADTFQKRGWQEGDVEGEVPFWKEKLVKEFYDDLSYTPEMSEDSLYLNIWTPAEKSDEKLPVAFWIHGGGFGSGWSWEKEFDGEAYCKKGVILVTIAYRLGMWGNLVHPWLNEENEHGVSGNYGILDQIEALKWVYENIENFGGDSNNITVFGQSAGAMSTQFLVSTELSGNMISKAIFQSGGAHNNEALAGRTWEETMKIGEEFVAYTKAATLEELRAMPAKKLQELTEEFAEKKHEMILFMPVTDGYVFKENTTDCLNNNHVKQIPYMLGTTEADLFVTPEMIEKGEKTALYKGCIEWSQKAEELWNQPSYVYYFKRHLPGDEWGAFHCAELWYMFGTMDRCWRPWEEHDRQLSEDMMNYWTQFMHTGKPADEDEWEPCTKENPAVKVLE, translated from the coding sequence ATGAAATGTGTAACAACAAAATCAGGTAAAATCGAAGGCGTAGAGGAGAACGGATATACGATATTTAAAGGAATTCCATATGCGAAACCTCCTGTCGGGGAGCTTCGATGGAAGGCACCACAGCCGATAGAACCATGGGATGGAGTGTATCATGCAGATACATTTCAGAAACGTGGCTGGCAGGAAGGCGATGTAGAAGGAGAAGTTCCTTTCTGGAAAGAAAAATTAGTGAAAGAGTTTTATGATGATCTGAGTTATACGCCAGAAATGAGTGAAGACAGTTTATATCTGAATATATGGACTCCGGCAGAAAAGTCAGATGAGAAGCTTCCGGTTGCATTTTGGATTCATGGTGGTGGATTTGGAAGTGGCTGGAGTTGGGAAAAAGAATTTGATGGAGAAGCGTATTGCAAAAAAGGAGTTATTTTAGTAACAATTGCATATCGGCTTGGAATGTGGGGCAATTTGGTTCATCCATGGTTAAATGAAGAAAATGAACATGGCGTGTCTGGAAATTATGGAATTCTGGATCAGATAGAAGCACTGAAGTGGGTATATGAGAATATTGAAAATTTCGGTGGAGATTCAAATAATATTACTGTATTTGGACAATCAGCAGGTGCTATGAGTACACAATTCCTTGTATCAACAGAGTTGTCTGGAAACATGATTTCAAAAGCGATATTCCAGAGTGGAGGGGCTCATAACAATGAAGCTCTTGCGGGACGTACATGGGAAGAAACAATGAAGATTGGTGAAGAATTTGTGGCGTATACAAAGGCTGCTACGTTGGAAGAATTACGTGCAATGCCGGCAAAAAAACTACAAGAATTGACGGAAGAATTTGCTGAGAAAAAACATGAGATGATTTTATTTATGCCGGTTACAGATGGATATGTATTTAAAGAAAATACGACCGATTGTTTAAATAACAATCATGTAAAACAGATTCCGTATATGCTGGGAACAACAGAAGCAGATCTGTTTGTAACTCCTGAAATGATAGAAAAGGGAGAAAAGACAGCTCTTTATAAAGGCTGTATTGAATGGAGCCAGAAGGCGGAAGAACTTTGGAACCAGCCATCTTATGTATATTACTTTAAGAGACATCTGCCAGGAGATGAATGGGGAGCATTCCATTGTGCGGAACTGTGGTATATGTTTGGTACCATGGATCGTTGCTGGCGCCCATGGGAAGAACATGACAGACAGTTGAGCGAAGATATGATGAATTATTGGACTCAGTTTATGCATACAGGAAAACCGGCGGATGAAGATGAATGGGAACCTTGTACAAAAGAAAATCCAGCTGTAAAAGTGCTTGAATAA
- a CDS encoding Gfo/Idh/MocA family protein, which yields MGKLKVGIIGCGGIANQKHFPALKNNADLAEMVAFCDIIEERATKAAEEYGVEGAKVYTDYRELLADPEIDIVHICTPNVSHSKIAVDAFAAKKNVYCEKPMSHNPEEAQKMVDAWKESGMKFTIGYQNRFRPEVQNLHASCEKGELGEIYYGKAHAVRRRAVPTWGVFPNKALQGGGPLIDIGTHALDITLWCMNNYDVDSVNGSVYYKLGHLPQATEGNLFGPWDPETYEVEDSAMGYIKMKDGATIMLEASWALNILDSREASTTLCGTLAGAEIHSGMSYPKNELIYNRGRNGQLMEETISPVGSVAYFGGGSGEEGTIDCKQWLEAVKNDTEPLVKPEEALVVTKVLDAIYRSAEANKEIKF from the coding sequence ATGGGTAAATTGAAAGTAGGAATCATTGGATGCGGTGGTATTGCAAACCAGAAACATTTTCCGGCATTAAAGAATAATGCGGATCTGGCGGAGATGGTAGCATTTTGCGATATTATTGAAGAACGTGCGACAAAAGCAGCCGAAGAATATGGTGTAGAAGGTGCGAAAGTTTACACAGATTATCGTGAGCTTTTGGCTGATCCGGAAATCGATATCGTACACATCTGTACTCCAAATGTATCTCATAGTAAGATCGCGGTAGATGCATTTGCAGCAAAGAAAAATGTATACTGTGAGAAACCAATGTCCCACAATCCAGAAGAAGCACAGAAGATGGTGGATGCATGGAAAGAATCAGGAATGAAATTTACAATCGGATATCAGAACAGATTCAGACCGGAAGTACAGAACTTACATGCTTCCTGCGAAAAAGGTGAATTGGGAGAGATTTACTATGGTAAAGCACATGCAGTTCGAAGAAGAGCAGTTCCGACATGGGGCGTATTTCCAAACAAAGCATTGCAGGGCGGCGGTCCTCTGATCGACATCGGAACACATGCTCTGGATATTACATTGTGGTGTATGAACAACTATGACGTTGACAGTGTCAATGGATCTGTATATTACAAACTGGGACATCTTCCACAGGCAACAGAAGGTAACCTTTTCGGACCATGGGATCCGGAAACTTATGAAGTAGAAGATTCTGCAATGGGATACATCAAGATGAAAGATGGCGCAACGATCATGCTGGAAGCAAGCTGGGCACTGAATATCCTGGATTCCAGAGAAGCATCTACAACACTTTGCGGAACACTTGCCGGAGCAGAGATTCATTCCGGTATGAGCTATCCAAAGAATGAACTGATCTATAACCGTGGAAGAAACGGACAGTTAATGGAAGAGACAATCTCACCGGTTGGCTCCGTAGCATACTTCGGTGGTGGAAGCGGTGAAGAAGGAACAATCGATTGTAAACAGTGGCTGGAGGCAGTGAAAAATGATACAGAGCCGCTTGTAAAACCGGAAGAAGCATTGGTAGTAACAAAGGTTCTGGATGCAATCTATCGTTCGGCAGAGGCAAATAAAGAAATCAAATTCTAA
- a CDS encoding sugar phosphate isomerase/epimerase family protein — MANVKTGITLFSLTEPYVKGELDLEGVIRTAAELGAEGYEIVAAQMIPSYPYVSDEFVAFIEKCKEKYGIGPICYSANMDRGMLKDRDLTEDEMVARAITDIISANKLGCTVMREQYLLSPSGLVRIAPYAEAYNVHVGIEIHNPESPITPAILDYVEAIEKSGSKYIGFVPDFGCFATKPNKPYWDRALAAGATVEQLEKCAQLRYEEVPMEEAMKIMAPDIEKCPQLGGTLNSMYGFVQFRKSCTKELEGLKRIMPYCFEMHGKCHYVDENLHEVAIPYEEIIPVIAASDYEGYIVTEYEAEGGYDSIEQTTRHVAMVKKLLKECE, encoded by the coding sequence ATGGCAAATGTAAAAACAGGAATTACATTATTTTCATTGACAGAACCATATGTAAAAGGAGAACTTGATCTGGAAGGTGTGATCAGAACAGCAGCAGAACTTGGTGCAGAAGGATATGAAATCGTAGCTGCACAGATGATTCCTTCTTATCCATATGTCAGTGATGAATTTGTAGCATTTATTGAGAAATGCAAAGAAAAATATGGAATCGGACCAATCTGTTATTCAGCTAATATGGACAGAGGTATGTTAAAAGACCGCGACCTGACAGAAGATGAGATGGTAGCAAGAGCTATTACAGATATTATTTCTGCAAATAAACTTGGCTGCACAGTTATGAGAGAGCAGTATTTGTTATCTCCATCCGGACTGGTGCGGATTGCTCCATATGCAGAGGCCTATAATGTTCATGTAGGAATTGAAATTCATAATCCGGAAAGTCCGATTACACCGGCCATTTTAGATTATGTAGAGGCAATCGAGAAGTCAGGAAGTAAATATATTGGATTTGTTCCGGATTTTGGATGCTTTGCAACAAAACCAAATAAACCTTACTGGGATCGTGCACTGGCAGCAGGTGCGACAGTAGAACAACTGGAGAAATGTGCACAGCTTCGTTACGAAGAAGTCCCAATGGAAGAGGCAATGAAGATCATGGCACCGGATATTGAAAAGTGTCCTCAGCTTGGCGGAACACTGAACAGTATGTATGGATTTGTACAGTTTAGAAAGAGCTGTACAAAAGAACTGGAAGGGCTGAAACGTATTATGCCATATTGTTTTGAGATGCATGGAAAATGTCATTACGTAGATGAAAATCTCCATGAAGTGGCAATTCCTTATGAGGAGATCATTCCAGTTATAGCAGCTTCTGATTATGAAGGATACATTGTAACAGAATATGAGGCAGAAGGTGGTTATGACAGCATCGAGCAGACGACACGTCACGTTGCGATGGTGAAAAAATTGCTTAAGGAATGTGAGTAA
- a CDS encoding Gfo/Idh/MocA family protein, which translates to MAKKRIGIIGIGEIGTTKHLTQLVNHLDEVEIVALCDVIPERCEKANKDFGLSAKVYTDYKEMCAAEDIDVVHVCTPNPLHCEMTLCAFEHGKDVYCEKPLACTYADAQKMLEAQKKAGKKLTSGTQWRYNTAPMEMKRMYEAGEFGDVYYIRSSQLRPARLPAYGVYTNKELNGGGVLMDGGPHSIDLPMWLTNNYDVASVRGVTFDKMKNFPEGNDLGPWDPNNFDVEDTAMAMITMKNGAMFYVETAWRSNMQQEAPGIICSVAGTLAGADMVGPGFEDSVRVTKMVDGKLVTETKSPEAKYNMWEYDMTKWVDCITKGTEPAVLPEQAAVVTRVIEAIYKSAETGETIVFD; encoded by the coding sequence ATGGCAAAAAAAAGAATTGGTATTATCGGTATTGGTGAAATCGGAACAACAAAACATTTAACACAGCTTGTAAATCATCTGGATGAAGTAGAAATTGTTGCATTGTGTGATGTCATTCCAGAGCGATGTGAAAAAGCAAACAAAGACTTTGGACTTTCTGCAAAAGTTTATACAGATTATAAAGAAATGTGTGCAGCAGAGGATATTGACGTAGTACATGTATGTACTCCAAACCCGCTTCATTGCGAGATGACGCTGTGTGCATTTGAACATGGAAAAGATGTTTACTGTGAGAAACCGCTTGCTTGTACTTATGCAGATGCACAGAAAATGTTGGAAGCACAGAAGAAGGCAGGAAAGAAACTGACAAGTGGTACACAGTGGCGTTACAATACAGCTCCGATGGAGATGAAGAGAATGTATGAAGCCGGAGAATTCGGTGATGTGTATTATATTCGTTCTTCACAGCTTCGTCCGGCTCGTCTGCCAGCATATGGTGTATATACAAATAAAGAATTAAATGGTGGTGGAGTTCTTATGGATGGAGGTCCTCATTCCATCGACCTTCCGATGTGGCTGACAAACAACTATGATGTTGCCAGCGTTCGTGGAGTAACATTTGACAAAATGAAAAACTTCCCGGAAGGAAATGATCTTGGACCATGGGATCCGAATAACTTTGATGTAGAAGATACAGCTATGGCTATGATCACAATGAAAAATGGAGCAATGTTCTATGTAGAAACTGCATGGCGCTCTAATATGCAGCAGGAGGCTCCTGGAATTATCTGTTCTGTAGCAGGTACATTAGCAGGTGCAGATATGGTCGGTCCGGGATTTGAAGACAGCGTACGAGTAACTAAGATGGTAGACGGCAAACTTGTAACAGAGACTAAAAGTCCGGAGGCAAAATATAACATGTGGGAATATGATATGACAAAATGGGTTGACTGCATTACAAAGGGAACAGAACCAGCAGTTCTTCCAGAGCAGGCAGCAGTTGTAACACGTGTTATTGAAGCAATTTATAAATCAGCAGAAACAGGAGAGACAATCGTATTTGATTAA
- a CDS encoding MFS transporter: protein MKIKNGKKENVGPIQVGAYGMGNFACQLSFTMVNMYLAYFYTDVFGLSAAAVATLLLVAKVWDGINDPMMGAIMDKTYTKVGGYRTYIIAGAIALVVFTILTFSVPNFGSTTKLVYAYVTYIGLGMAYTVMNVPFNALPSRMTDTPKRLNQLFASSMWAGALGSTVLGMCTMPLIMLLGKGVQEAGYQKTAIGYAVVSLPLVLLMVHLCKENPNIAKAKAIADAQNRDKGTSFVGFLKSIFSNKNLLCVYAYMFCAMFSQIGRACTAFYYYMFCVGNMALASVLMSIGSLVSLVLIPFIPTMIAKFGKKKVVIVSQIIQIVGLVMMFAGPYTNIPYTIVANLIYGLGGGYSACVGSMIVDALDNYEYQTGVRNDGVAFAFNGLMTKISSAIAGSVGLMVMAAFGYTNGADLTARALTGINVGVNIVPLVAAAVAIVPMLIFDLNETKMEKVRAELKERREALLNEQ from the coding sequence CAAGTCGGTGCGTATGGAATGGGTAACTTTGCATGTCAGTTGTCTTTTACAATGGTAAACATGTATCTTGCTTATTTTTATACAGATGTATTTGGATTGTCTGCTGCAGCAGTGGCAACACTTCTGCTTGTAGCAAAAGTATGGGATGGTATCAATGATCCGATGATGGGAGCGATTATGGATAAAACCTATACAAAAGTGGGAGGATATCGTACTTATATTATTGCCGGAGCAATTGCGTTGGTAGTATTTACAATACTGACATTCAGTGTACCGAATTTTGGAAGTACAACCAAGCTTGTGTATGCATATGTTACATACATTGGTCTGGGAATGGCATATACAGTAATGAATGTTCCATTTAATGCATTACCATCGAGAATGACAGACACACCAAAGCGTCTGAATCAGTTATTTGCATCCAGTATGTGGGCAGGAGCTCTTGGAAGCACTGTTTTAGGGATGTGCACGATGCCATTGATTATGTTACTTGGAAAAGGAGTACAGGAAGCCGGATATCAGAAGACAGCAATTGGTTATGCGGTTGTTTCATTACCATTAGTATTGCTTATGGTTCATTTGTGTAAGGAGAATCCGAATATTGCGAAGGCAAAAGCAATTGCGGATGCACAGAATAGAGATAAGGGTACATCGTTTGTGGGATTTTTAAAATCCATTTTCTCAAATAAAAATTTACTTTGTGTATATGCATATATGTTCTGTGCAATGTTCAGTCAGATTGGAAGAGCCTGTACAGCATTTTACTACTATATGTTCTGCGTAGGTAATATGGCATTGGCTTCTGTACTGATGTCAATAGGAAGTTTAGTCAGTCTTGTATTGATTCCATTTATACCAACAATGATTGCGAAGTTTGGAAAGAAAAAAGTAGTTATCGTATCACAGATTATTCAGATTGTTGGTCTGGTTATGATGTTTGCAGGTCCATACACAAACATTCCATATACAATTGTTGCAAATCTGATCTATGGTCTTGGTGGAGGATACAGTGCATGTGTAGGTTCTATGATCGTAGATGCACTGGATAATTACGAATATCAGACAGGTGTCAGAAATGATGGAGTTGCATTTGCATTTAACGGATTAATGACAAAGATTTCTTCTGCAATCGCAGGTTCTGTTGGACTTATGGTTATGGCTGCATTTGGATATACAAATGGTGCAGATTTAACAGCAAGAGCACTGACAGGTATTAATGTTGGTGTTAATATTGTTCCTCTTGTAGCTGCTGCAGTAGCAATCGTCCCAATGCTGATCTTTGATTTAAATGAAACAAAGATGGAGAAGGTTCGTGCTGAATTAAAAGAAAGAAGAGAAGCACTTTTAAATGAGCAATAA
- a CDS encoding sugar phosphate isomerase/epimerase family protein translates to MKYSLCADIMFVGVGEKGPVWPDTDGIIEAMKLAKENGLTGIEMFDLQGRDLARIAEASKELGIEVRACVSAGAPFLGNPEKTDELVSLFTESVPKAKQIGCDKLILNAAEYAKDLSEQEVLKAMEDALKKLAPIAEKEGVTVLVEPLTDGFFTSSKQAFGLIESVGSENVKLLYDIFHFQNIEGKITETIKNNLKWIGDIHGAGAPMRAELTVGELDYPFILNTIKDLGYDGNFCLEFFTFQDREAKVKASCTVLPE, encoded by the coding sequence ATGAAGTACAGTTTATGCGCCGACATTATGTTTGTCGGAGTTGGTGAAAAAGGACCGGTTTGGCCGGATACAGATGGAATCATTGAGGCAATGAAGCTGGCAAAGGAAAATGGTTTGACAGGAATTGAGATGTTTGATCTGCAGGGAAGAGACCTTGCACGTATTGCAGAAGCAAGCAAAGAGCTTGGAATCGAAGTACGTGCCTGTGTTTCAGCAGGAGCTCCATTTTTAGGAAATCCAGAAAAAACAGATGAGCTGGTATCACTGTTTACAGAGAGCGTTCCAAAAGCAAAGCAGATTGGATGTGACAAACTGATTTTAAACGCAGCAGAATACGCAAAAGATCTTTCTGAGCAGGAAGTTTTGAAAGCGATGGAAGATGCGTTGAAGAAGCTTGCACCGATTGCAGAGAAAGAAGGTGTTACAGTTCTTGTTGAACCTTTGACCGATGGGTTCTTCACAAGTTCAAAACAGGCATTTGGATTGATCGAGAGTGTGGGAAGTGAAAATGTAAAACTTCTTTATGATATTTTCCATTTCCAGAATATTGAAGGAAAAATTACAGAGACAATTAAAAATAATCTGAAATGGATCGGTGATATTCATGGAGCCGGAGCTCCGATGCGAGCTGAACTTACAGTTGGTGAACTGGATTATCCATTCATTTTAAATACGATCAAAGACTTGGGATATGACGGAAACTTCTGCTTAGAATTCTTCACATTCCAGGATCGGGAAGCAAAAGTTAAGGCATCTTGCACAGTATTGCCGGAATAA
- a CDS encoding helix-turn-helix domain-containing protein, producing the protein MLYQFHSKEFSQTLPIQLWMFGANHLQEPVRRPQGVPYFQWFYCVKGQGELILDEQRSIITKGQGFLIYPDQEHIYQAVTNNWTLHIIAFNGPLCSDILALLQMGESGAYHFSDGSIFEQHIQKLLWLYENRSSDQTLSYSKECYDFLLDLSRCITRTHEFTYSHENPFVLKVISWLEENYARPISLNELAETVNLTKDYMCALFKKNTGETIIQCLTSIRIGHAQQFLIQYPEKKVIDVAQMCGFDSPSYFGKTFKNIVGMTPERYRKNG; encoded by the coding sequence ATGCTATATCAATTTCATTCCAAAGAATTTTCCCAGACTCTTCCTATCCAACTTTGGATGTTTGGAGCAAATCATTTGCAGGAACCGGTCCGAAGACCTCAGGGAGTTCCTTACTTTCAATGGTTCTACTGTGTAAAAGGACAGGGCGAACTTATCTTAGATGAACAAAGAAGCATAATTACAAAAGGACAGGGATTTCTTATTTATCCTGACCAGGAACATATTTATCAGGCAGTCACAAATAACTGGACTTTGCATATTATTGCCTTCAATGGTCCTCTCTGTTCTGATATTCTTGCTTTACTTCAAATGGGCGAATCCGGCGCTTATCATTTTTCGGATGGCTCTATTTTCGAACAGCATATTCAAAAACTCCTCTGGCTTTATGAAAATCGTTCCAGTGATCAGACGCTTTCCTATTCAAAAGAATGCTACGATTTTCTTTTGGATCTTTCCAGATGTATCACGCGCACACATGAATTTACATATTCCCACGAAAATCCTTTCGTCTTGAAAGTCATTTCGTGGTTAGAGGAAAATTATGCCCGGCCGATTAGCCTGAATGAATTGGCCGAAACTGTCAATCTTACAAAGGATTACATGTGTGCTTTATTTAAGAAAAATACCGGTGAAACAATTATTCAATGTCTCACCAGCATTCGTATTGGTCATGCCCAACAATTTTTAATTCAATATCCTGAAAAAAAGGTCATCGATGTAGCACAAATGTGTGGATTTGACAGTCCAAGTTATTTCGGAAAAACGTTCAAAAATATTGTTGGGATGACTCCTGAACGATATCGTAAAAATGGATAA
- a CDS encoding flavodoxin family protein, with the protein MEKKKVVGFSFGRKMSNTEVMIKEALLECERAGMEIQFVRCDDLNIHICTGCCACVGGLMSGRGRGTCVHKDDEFYIIEEALMSADAVIVGSPTYEFAPTGNFKVVCDRIGPSHDKTFRGPAVEKGIEEGRDPQTYPDVRSVKPRVGALITVGGARTENWLSLSLPNMYEFTMPMGIDVIDKYKYFGAMNISHVLGRPDVMDRMTQLGKHIVEALNAKTEEERTKYRGDDQGTCPVCHEDILTVSHKGNKVECPVCGIEGELTIEDGDIKVIFSEEEQNRSRLHDAGKWEHSNEIRDGAMTQKKVENLNELKQKYIGVGEEK; encoded by the coding sequence ATGGAAAAGAAAAAAGTAGTTGGTTTCTCATTTGGTAGAAAAATGTCAAACACAGAGGTCATGATTAAAGAAGCATTATTAGAATGCGAACGTGCAGGAATGGAGATTCAGTTTGTACGTTGTGATGATCTTAACATTCATATCTGTACAGGATGTTGTGCATGTGTAGGTGGACTGATGTCAGGACGCGGAAGAGGTACATGTGTACATAAAGATGACGAATTCTATATCATTGAAGAAGCATTGATGTCAGCAGATGCTGTTATCGTTGGATCTCCGACATATGAATTTGCACCAACAGGTAACTTTAAAGTTGTCTGTGACAGAATCGGACCTTCTCATGATAAGACATTCCGTGGACCAGCAGTAGAAAAAGGAATCGAAGAGGGCAGAGATCCTCAGACATATCCAGATGTAAGAAGCGTAAAACCAAGAGTTGGAGCTTTGATTACAGTTGGTGGCGCAAGAACAGAGAACTGGCTGTCACTGTCACTCCCTAATATGTATGAATTTACAATGCCAATGGGAATCGATGTAATCGATAAATACAAATATTTTGGAGCAATGAATATTAGTCATGTTTTGGGAAGACCGGATGTTATGGACAGAATGACACAGCTTGGTAAGCATATTGTGGAAGCTCTGAACGCCAAGACAGAAGAAGAGCGTACAAAATATCGTGGAGATGATCAGGGAACATGCCCAGTCTGTCATGAAGACATTCTGACAGTCAGCCATAAAGGAAATAAAGTTGAATGTCCTGTTTGCGGTATCGAGGGTGAACTGACAATTGAAGATGGAGATATCAAAGTAATCTTCTCAGAAGAAGAGCAGAATAGATCACGTCTTCACGATGCTGGTAAATGGGAGCACTCAAATGAGATTCGTGATGGTGCTATGACACAGAAAAAAGTGGAGAACCTGAATGAATTAAAACAGAAATATATCGGTGTTGGTGAAGAAAAATAA
- a CDS encoding MurR/RpiR family transcriptional regulator, translating to MNVLQNLTELYNHLSFDSTYRNVCKGILENMEAAANGTIYEIAELTNSSRTTIWRMVQKMGYSNFSEFHHELKRAVKQYTYYNRILPENSEETIQGIKEKFMSQVMQTYQLMDTQMDVQEMESIVDEMAQADKIVFYTPYKDSSILALQQNLSMDGKQTGYYCLFPDMLEDSLTLDEHSIVFTNMIDHLETMDMTQVFENIKKKKARVYGSLAGKSRYQIYFDRVLFHGNAGSVVEGVLAFQMYFFMINEIYRMKYID from the coding sequence ATGAATGTACTTCAGAATCTGACAGAATTATACAATCATTTGTCCTTTGACAGTACATATCGAAATGTCTGTAAAGGAATTCTGGAGAATATGGAAGCGGCGGCAAACGGAACGATATATGAAATTGCGGAATTGACGAATTCTTCCAGAACTACAATCTGGCGAATGGTTCAAAAGATGGGGTACAGTAATTTCTCGGAATTTCATCATGAGCTGAAAAGAGCAGTAAAACAATATACATATTACAATCGTATTTTACCGGAAAATTCGGAAGAGACGATACAGGGAATCAAAGAAAAATTCATGAGTCAGGTTATGCAGACGTATCAGTTAATGGATACACAGATGGATGTACAGGAGATGGAATCCATTGTAGATGAGATGGCGCAGGCTGATAAAATTGTCTTTTATACACCATATAAAGATAGTTCGATATTGGCGTTACAGCAGAATTTATCAATGGATGGAAAACAGACAGGATATTATTGCCTGTTTCCTGATATGCTGGAGGATAGCCTGACACTTGATGAACATTCTATTGTATTTACAAATATGATTGATCATCTGGAAACAATGGATATGACACAGGTATTTGAGAATATAAAAAAGAAAAAAGCTAGAGTATATGGAAGTTTGGCTGGAAAATCCCGGTATCAGATATATTTTGACCGGGTGCTGTTTCATGGAAACGCAGGAAGCGTAGTAGAAGGTGTTCTTGCATTCCAGATGTATTTCTTTATGATAAATGAGATATATAGAATGAAATATATAGATTAA
- a CDS encoding C-glycoside deglycosidase beta subunit domain-containing protein: MGFAMRMDFVDVVVDDSLKNVKVNGKNIGYQFDIRLSYYRGHFLSVIGEFGVKVDGKEVPAETIKFCINGKEFSPIEFDKCYTEFWQVIEPATIKVFCPGGLSEGEHDIDVTLFFRSPYMPIGPDHQYMPVDSCGSKHMKVID; encoded by the coding sequence ATGGGATTTGCAATGAGAATGGACTTCGTTGACGTTGTTGTTGATGACAGTTTAAAAAATGTGAAAGTAAATGGAAAAAATATCGGATATCAGTTTGATATTCGTCTGAGTTATTATCGTGGACATTTCCTTTCTGTAATTGGTGAATTCGGTGTAAAGGTAGACGGAAAAGAAGTGCCAGCAGAAACAATTAAATTCTGTATTAATGGAAAAGAATTCAGTCCGATTGAATTTGATAAATGCTATACAGAATTCTGGCAGGTTATTGAACCAGCAACAATCAAAGTATTTTGTCCAGGGGGATTAAGTGAAGGGGAACATGATATTGATGTAACATTGTTCTTCCGCTCACCATATATGCCGATCGGACCAGATCACCAGTATATGCCGGTAGACAGCTGTGGAAGTAAACACATGAAGGTAATTGATTAG